Genomic DNA from Candidatus Kaiserbacteria bacterium:
CGAGTTCATCTTTGTATGCATCAAGGGGGTGCCCCGAGACATACACACCGAGTAATTCTTTTTCCCATACGAGTTTCTCTGCTTTACCTGCAGGCTCTGCTGGCTCCAAGATGAGTGCGTGGATGTCCGCAGTACCAAACGCGCCAAAGAGGGATTCTTGGGAAGATTCTTTGTGACTACTATGTTCCTTGTGATAGGTAAGCATGGTTTCCACATTGTGAAGAAGCATCCCGCGCTCATGAAAGCGGTCGAATGAGCCCGACATAATAAGTGCCTCAAGTGATTTTTTGTTGAGGTTTTTGCTTGTGACGCGGGTAAGGAAATCTTGGAGGGATGTGTAGGGGCCATGTTCTTTGCGCTCGTCAATGATGGATTCGGCGATGCCTTCGCCGAAGTTTTTAATGGTTGTTAGTCCAAAACGTATGCGTGCTTTTTTGTCACGTTGAACAGGCACTACCGAGAAGGGCCCAAAACTTTCGTTGATGTCGGGTGGAAGCACTTCGATACCCATGCGCACACACTCTGCGATAATCTCAGATATTTTCTCGGTATCACCCGCATCGGCGGTGAGTACTGCTGACATGTATTCTTCGGGATAATTAGCCTTCATGTATGCAGTTTGATAGGCGACACGTCCATAACTTGCTGCATGGGCTTTGTTGAAGCCGTACGCGGCAAATGGCTCAATGAGTTTCCACAGTTTGTCTGCAAGCGATGCACTCAATTTTCCATATTCCACAAAGCCTTTGAGGAGCTTTTCTTTCTCCGCCTCCATTACCGCAGGAATCTTTTTACCCATCGCTTTACGAAGCATGTCAGCCTCGAGCCACGAGTAGCCCGCGAGTTCTCGTGCAATCATCATGACGTCGTCCTGGTAGGTAATCACCCCGTAGGAACGGTCGAGGATTTTTTCCAATCGTGGGTCAAGATAGGAAACGAGATTTGCATTATGCTTCCGCTCAACATACTGCGGAATAGATTCCATCGGCCCAGGGCGGTAGAGTGCCACCATCGCATTGATGTCGTGAATGGTGGAAGGACGGAGTTGCTTGAGGAATGCAGTCATGCCTGTTCCGTTTAACTGGAATAGTCCCATAGTCTCACCACGCGCGAGCATCTCGAAGGTTTTGGTGTCAGTGACGGGAATGTTTTCAATATCTACTTCTATGTCACGAATTTTCTCGACGCGCTTCACTGCGTCTGCAAGTATGGAAAGATTTTTGATACCGAGAAAGTCGAACTTGAGGAGGCCGACACCATCTTCACCTACAGAATGCATCTCGTACTGGGTGATGAGTTTGCCACTTTTTGGGTCGGGCTGTACGGGTACAAATTCGGTGAGTGGGGCGGGCGCAATCACCACTCCTGCAGCATGCACACCGACATGGCGCACCCGCCCCTCAATTTGTTTTGCCAAATCAATCACCTCTTTTGTGTCGGGGTCTTTTGCATAGAGGGCTTTGAGATCGGGCTCGATTTCCATCGCATTTTCAATAGTCATGGGGAAGCCTTGGCTACCCATAGGGATGAGTTTTGCAATACGGTCGCCGATGGCGTACGGGTGGCCAAGGGCACGAGCCACGTCACGTACGGCAGCGCGTGCCATCATCGTTCCAAAGGTACCAATCTGTGCGACGTTTTCTTCGCCATACTTTTCACGCGCATACGCAATGATTTCGTCTCGTCTGTTGTCGGCGTAGTCCATGTCGATATCAGGTGCAGAAGGGCGCTCGGGGTTGAGGAAACGTTCAAAGGGAAGATTGTACTCAAGGGGATTTACATTCGTAATCCCGAGCACGTACGTGGTGAGCGAGCCCGCCACCGATCCTCGAATGGTGGTGAGGATTTTGCGTTCGCGTGCCTCACGAAGGAGGTCCCCCACAACGAGAAAGTACTTTGCGTAGCCTTTCATTTTAATAACACCGAGCTCGTAGTCGAGGCGTTCCATAACAGCGTTGTCCTCACGTGAAAGCCCGCGCCACGCAATGCCCGCATATGCCATGTCATGGAGTTCGACGTCAGGCTCTTTGCCGCTTTCGATTTTATAGTCAGGGAAATACCATGTCGCACCCGGAGTCATCGTGACGTTACACGCTTCGGCGATTGTAATGGTGTTTGCGAGTGCCTCCTTTTCCGCCTCACGTACAAAAAGTTCTTGTGCACGTTCACTCGAAATAAACGAGAAGTTTGGCGCAAGTTCACCTTCCTTGTCCTGTGTCTCTACCACACCACCGCTTTGAATCTTTATCATCGTCTCGCGCGCGAGGTAGTCACGTTGCTCAAGATAGTAGACGTCGTGTGCAGCGACGAGAGGTGTGTTAGTCCTCTCGGCAAGCGCAAGAATACTTCTTTGGAGGGCTTCGTGGCCGTCTATCTCGGGATGATGGGTAATTTCTAAATAGCAATCGTCACCAAATATGCTTTTGTACCAATCAAGCGAGGCTTCAGCCTGCTCGATGAAATTGTCCTTGAGTGAAAGTACGGGCTCGCCGCTAAATGAGGGAATGATGCAGATGAGGTCTTTGTGAAATTCTTCGATGAGTGCATGGTCGATGCGGGGTTTGTAGTAGAAACCGTTGACGTAGGATTCGGTCACTATCTTGATGAGGTTTTTATACCCCTCATTATTTTTGGCGAGAAAGACCACCCGCCCGCGCGGCTTGTCGATACCGGCATCTTTGTCAAAGCGGGTGCGGGGTGCAAGATACCCATCGAGACCGATGATAGGCTTTATACCTTCTTTGGTGCACGCCTTATAGAAATTGACGGCACCATAGAGGGCGCCGTTGTCGGTGAGCGCAAGGGCGTGCATACCATCACGCTTTGCGCGCTGGGCCAACTCTTTTGGCGTCGGTAGGGCATTGAGAAGAGAATAGTGCGAGTGAACGTGGAGGTGGATGAAGCCAGATTTTAAAGTCTCTTTTTCTTCCATAGTGGGACTATTGTATAGTAGTAGCGTGAAAAAGAGAATCGTACATATTATTGGAGTCGATGAAGCCGGTAGGGGTCCATTAGCGGGGCCTGTAGCGGTTGGTGCGGTGCTTGTACCCGTAGATTTTAACTGGGCGCATATTCCGGGAGTGGGGGATTCGAAGAAAGTAAAGGCGGAAAATCGCGAAGCGATTTTCCGCCTTGCCGCACGTCTTCGTAAAGAGGAAGCCCTTAATTTTGCTACCGCACTCATACCCGCATCGACCATCGACAAAATCGGTATTACGCACGCGGTACAAAAGGGAATTGTGAAATGTCTGGCGACCCTTGATGCTTCCCCTAAAACCACCATGATTCTTCTCGATGGACTTCTCCACGCACCCTCTGAATACATACACCAGGAGACTATTATAAAAGGAGATGCAAAAGAGAAGGTTATTGGACTCGCCTCTATTTGTGCGAAGGTCACACGCGATGCACACATGGTGCGTGTTGCGCGCAAACACCCTGAATATCTCTTTGATATCCACAAAGGCTATGGAACCAAAAAGCATATTGAGGCAATCCTCACTCATGGCCTCTCCCCAATCCATCGCCGTTCCTTCACCAAGAGATTCCAGTAGGAGATACCCCCGGTAGGTCTTACGTGTCTCTGGTGGCAAATACCCCCAAAATCCAAGGATTATATACCCTGTCTTTTCTATTGCGTTTTAGAAGATATCTGCTATAGTTCTCCCACTATGGTTATACGAATGCGACATACACGGGCCCATACAGGGAACCGTCGTTCACACCACGCAATAAAAGCGGAGACACTTTCAAAGTGTACGCACTGTGGTGCTTCACGCCGTCCACATCACATGTGTCTCGAGTGTGGTTACTATAATGGTCGGCAGGTCATTGACCTCGCTGCCGAAAAGGCGAAGCGCGATGCACGTATCAAGGCAAAGCACGAGCAAATCAAAAATGAGCTTGGCTCGTCACCCGAAGTACCCACTCCCGTAGCAGAGACGAAAGAAATTCTTTCAAAAGAGAAATAACCCAGAGAGAAAAGAATCCACAACGTCCCCAGAAATGGGGACGTTTCAGTAGGAAAGTCTGATACACTAGTGGGTAGTAACAGTTCATTATTTTTTATGGCAAATCGGCACCTTTCAAGATCAATCGTTCTTCAATCACTCTTTGAGTGGGATTTAAATAGTATAGAAAAAAGCGCAATGGTGGAGACCCTCATGCGCAACGTCGAAGAATTTGCACCCAACAAGTCCGATACGCCATTCATGGAGAAGCTTCTTGATGGTGTACTCCAAAAGCAATCTGAGTTAGACCTCATCATCGAGAAGGCTGCACCCGAATGGCCTATCGATAGAATCGCTCCTGTAGATCGCAATATTCTCCGTCTCGGTCTCTATGAACTGCTTTTCTCAGACCGCAATGAAGTACCCGCAAAAGTCGCTATCAATGAAGCCATTGAACTTGCGAAGCAGTTTGGTGGAGACAATTCAAGCCGTTTTGTAAACGGTGTACTTGGTGCCGTATATAAAGAAATCGGGGAGCCAGGCAAGGAAGAAAGTTCCAAGATTAAAAAGAAACGCGAAATTCCTTTTGAGCAGATGGACATTGAGCGTCTCGCAGGGGCTGTCGTGTATGCAATTCACGAGGGTACGATGTACCTGGCCCTCGTCCACGATATCTTTGGTCATTGGACGCTCTCAAAGGGGAAACTTGTTGAAGGTGAAGAAATTGAAGCAGGCACAGCGCGTTCAATTAAAGACGAAATAGGTCTCACCGTTGAACTTGAGACCGAACTTGGTAAAAATGAATATGTTGCGTCGCATCCTGAAAAGGGCAAGGTGCGCAAGCAAGTCGTATACTACCTCGCACGTGCGCCATACGAAAATCTCGCCCTCGAAGAAAAGGGAGGACTCGATGCGGCACAGTGGTTTAAGGTTGCCGATATTCTCGAACTTAACTTTTATGAAGATATTTTGCCCATTGTTACCAAGGCAGTCACGGTACTCGTGAGTAGGAAGTAGGATGTTGAATAGAAAATAGAAAATAGAAGATAGAAGATAGAAAATAGAAAATAGTGAATAGAAAATAGAGCCTGAAATACTCTCGATATTACCTGCTATTCCCAATTTTACATATTTCTGCTACCCTACGCCCATGACAGACCCACAAAATATCAATGCAAGCCTCACTAAACTGGAAACACTCATTGGAGTGACTTTTGATGAGCGGAAGCATCTCCTCACTGCAATGACCCATCGCTCGTATCTCAATGAGCATCGTGAGGCCATGCAGGCTCATAATGAGCGGTATGAGTTCCTTGGTGATGCTGTTCTTGAACTTATTATTACTGATTTTCTTTTTCATAAATATCCCGAAAAGCCTGAAGGGGAACTCACGGCTATTCGTGCAGCACTCGTGAATACCAACTCCCTTGCTGAGGTATCGGCGAAGCTCAACATTAATGAATACCTCTTGCTTTCAAAAGGTGAAGAGAAAGACACGGGCCGCGCACGCCAGTACATTCTTGCAAATGCATTTGAGTCTATTATTGGTGCCGTGTATCTCGATCAGGGGTATGAGGCTGCAAAGGAATTTGTGGGGCGTAATCTTTTTGATAGGACGGATACTATTGTTGCAAAGCGCCTTTGGCAGGATGCAAAGAGCCGCTTTCAGGAGTTAGCGCAGGAACACTCAAATATCACTCCCAACTACGATACATTAAGTCAAACAGGCCCCGATCATGATCGCATCTTCACGGTAGGTGTTTTTCTCGGTTCTGAAAAAATTGCCGAAGGAAAAGGACGCTCAAAGCAAGAAGCCGAACAAGTTGCTGCAGAAGCAGGCGCAGTGGTAAAGGGTTGGCTCTAGACAGACTATAAACACACCCCGTATTCTCAGTAGAATCATATGATAGAATGTTTATATGAGATGTATTAAGATTTTTTTTGCATGATATATAATAAAAAGGGGTTTTCGCTTATTGAGATAATCGTTGCAGTTGGGATTGTACTTGTACTTGCGTCTATTGTACTTATCAGTGTAGGAGAAGCAAGAAAAACTGCGCGAGATTCTCAACGTGAAAATGATATCAAACAGATTGTACTTGCGCTTCGTATGTATAAGGAGATGAATTCCGAAGTTCCCGTGTCATATGGGGGGATTGTTATTGGTGAAGGTGGTTCGCTCGACAATGCAACATCAGGCCTTGGGCCATATCTAACAGCCATTATGCGCGGTGACCCACGGGGAAGTACAACTGATACAAAATACGAGTATGTTTATGACAGTGTCTACACTTGTAACGGCATAGATTACACAGTCGTGTATGTAAAAACTATGGAGAGAGAGAGTGGAGGAAATTGGGCATCAGTGTGTGGTACCTATAGTGGTGGGACAAGCCCGAGCACCTATGGAGTCATCATAGGCCCTGCGTATTATGGTATGAGCGCCTAAATTAACTCTATTCATAGAAAAGTGGATCACATCGATTTACGTAACCTAAAGGAAATAGCTATAAAAGAAAAAGGTAATTCTCGTGTTGTTCATTAACATCCCTACCTATACAAAAGAAAAGTTGCGGGGTGGTCAGAAATTAATGAGCTTTAGTGAATATAATTTTTGAACCCGCTTTAAAATGCATACCCAATACATTTTAGAACATATTGCGTAAGATGTGCATATATGATTTCTATATTCAGGCTGGTACTCATGATAGAATAAAACAATGAGAAATTTCTCTCTACAAAGAAAAGGCTTCACACTCATTGAGTTACTCATGATTATTGCAATCATTGGTTTTATTGTGACGATTGCGTATGCAAATATGCAAGATGCAAAAAAGCATGCTCGTGATGAGCAACGTATGAGTGATTTAAAAATCGTGAAAGTTGCGTCTCGTTCATATCAAGATTTTATCTCTGATGGAATATTACCCCCAGCAAATCCTGCAGAAGTTCTGGGTGATGGAGTTGGTTTTGATACGACTATTGCTCCCTATGTTACGGATATAATAAAAGACCCAATTAATGCAGGCACGAATCAGTATTATTACCGAAGTGCATACACCTGTGCAGGGACCCCACACACAGTTGTTGTTGCGCTTTCTATGGAGATTGCAAGTAATGGTAATTTTGCAGCTGTCTGTGGCGCGGGACCGTATGCTGATGTTGCTTCTGGCGTTACCCCAACATTGGCATCGTACGTGATTATTCTTCAGTAACTATGTACCTTAAAGAGCTCACTATTCACGGATTCAAATCATTCGCGCGTAAGGGCGAACTTGCATTCACGACGCCGATTACTGCCATAGTGGGTCCAAATGGGTCGGGGAAATCAAATGTCGCAGAGGCATTCCGATTCGTTTTGGGTGAACAGTCCATCAAGTCACTTCGGGGTAAGAAGGGTGAGGATTTAATTTTTAATGGCTCAGAGAGTGTCTCACGTGCCAATAGGGCTTCGGTGACGATTACACTTCTCAATCCTGCGAAAAATGGAACGCGCGTTTTTCCTCTCGATTTTGATGAAATTATTGTGGAGCGTGTGGTCAATCGCGATGGTGTGAATGAATATGCGATTAACGGTTCTAAGACCCGCCTCAAGGATGTGCAAGAACTTCTTGCGTCAGCCAACATAGGTCCCACGGGGCACCATATTATTTCTCAAGGTGAAGCAGATCGCATTCTTTCTGCAAGTGCGCGTGAGCGCCGCGAAATGATAGAAGATGCACTCGGACTTAAAGTATTTCAATTCAAAAAAGCTGAGAGTGAACGCAAACTCAAAAAGACGCGTGAAAATATTTTGAACGTTGAGTCACTTCGTCGGGAGGTTGCTCCGCATCTTAAGTTCCTTGAGCGTCAAATAAAAAAGATTGAACGTTCCGTGGCACTCCAAGAAGAATTACAGATTGTCTATGCTGATTACCTTAAGCGCGAGGATACGTATATCGCGTACCACTATGATAGATATACAGAAGCGAGGCGTATCCCTCTTGCGCGCCGCGACGAGCTAGCTACGCTTCTCACACGCGCCAAAGAAAAACTTGTTGTACGCGAGCACGACGATACACGTGATGCACTCATTGCACTCGAAACACGAATTCGTGATGCACGTCATGCACGACAAGAAGTCGCCCGTACTATTGGGAAGATAGAAGGACAAATCCTTTTTATAGAACGACAAATTTCTGAAAAGAAAAAGAAACAAGAATCACAGTCATCGGAGCCGATTCCGCGAGGAGAAGTAGAAAAGGTGCTTATGCAGGCAGAAAAACTTTCAGAGTCTGCACACGCAGAAACTGATGTCGAAGGTTACGTACGTGCGCTTCACGATATTCTTCATGCGCTCAAAAAACTTCTCACACACAACTATGCGAATACGGATGCGCAGGACGAGGTGCGTGATTTGGAACATGAACTTCATACGAAACAGAAAGAACGTGAGCATGTGGAGGAACAGTCTCTGCACATCAAGGTTGATGAAGAGAAACTTGCGGAAGAGTACGAAAGCCTGAAACGAAGTATTGAATCAGAGCAGACGGAGAGTCGTGAAGCAGAACGTGAGGTCTTTGCCATTATGAATGAGCAACGGGAAGTAGAAAAGTCTATTGATGCAATCGATCGTGAACTTATTGTCCTCGAGCGTGACAGGCAAGAATTTAAAAGTGAGTTACAAGAAGCAGTGTCGCTTATTGGTCGTGGTGCGAGCATGTATTTTGAGTATGTGGTGACGGATGTAGAGGGAAAACCACTCTCGAGCGATGTACTTGTAGGTGAGGACCGAACTCTTCAACGAAATAGAAAACATGAACTCGAACGTATGAAAATACGCCTTGAGGAACTCGGTACTGGCTCAAATGAGGACGTGCTCAAAGAGTATAAGGAGGTAAAGGAGCGAGATGAATTTCTCGTCCATGAAGTTGCCGACCTCACAGAGTCGGTTACAAAACTTGAAGCACTTATTGCAGAATTGACGAGTGATTTAAATGCACAGTTTGTGAGTGGTATTGAAAAAATAAGTACGGAGTTTCATACATTCTTCACGCTTATGTTTGGTGGCGGTAGTGCAGACCTCGTACGCGTGAAACCGAAAGTGGTACAAAAAAGCGAAGGTGGCCTCGAAGAGGAAGGTTCTG
This window encodes:
- the dnaE gene encoding DNA polymerase III subunit alpha — protein: MEEKETLKSGFIHLHVHSHYSLLNALPTPKELAQRAKRDGMHALALTDNGALYGAVNFYKACTKEGIKPIIGLDGYLAPRTRFDKDAGIDKPRGRVVFLAKNNEGYKNLIKIVTESYVNGFYYKPRIDHALIEEFHKDLICIIPSFSGEPVLSLKDNFIEQAEASLDWYKSIFGDDCYLEITHHPEIDGHEALQRSILALAERTNTPLVAAHDVYYLEQRDYLARETMIKIQSGGVVETQDKEGELAPNFSFISSERAQELFVREAEKEALANTITIAEACNVTMTPGATWYFPDYKIESGKEPDVELHDMAYAGIAWRGLSREDNAVMERLDYELGVIKMKGYAKYFLVVGDLLREARERKILTTIRGSVAGSLTTYVLGITNVNPLEYNLPFERFLNPERPSAPDIDMDYADNRRDEIIAYAREKYGEENVAQIGTFGTMMARAAVRDVARALGHPYAIGDRIAKLIPMGSQGFPMTIENAMEIEPDLKALYAKDPDTKEVIDLAKQIEGRVRHVGVHAAGVVIAPAPLTEFVPVQPDPKSGKLITQYEMHSVGEDGVGLLKFDFLGIKNLSILADAVKRVEKIRDIEVDIENIPVTDTKTFEMLARGETMGLFQLNGTGMTAFLKQLRPSTIHDINAMVALYRPGPMESIPQYVERKHNANLVSYLDPRLEKILDRSYGVITYQDDVMMIARELAGYSWLEADMLRKAMGKKIPAVMEAEKEKLLKGFVEYGKLSASLADKLWKLIEPFAAYGFNKAHAASYGRVAYQTAYMKANYPEEYMSAVLTADAGDTEKISEIIAECVRMGIEVLPPDINESFGPFSVVPVQRDKKARIRFGLTTIKNFGEGIAESIIDERKEHGPYTSLQDFLTRVTSKNLNKKSLEALIMSGSFDRFHERGMLLHNVETMLTYHKEHSSHKESSQESLFGAFGTADIHALILEPAEPAGKAEKLVWEKELLGVYVSGHPLDAYKDELAKRPKIGVIKKETRNGIPIVTAGMVESIHEILTKKGDKMGFILVGDGSETIELVAFPETYKTHHDLFVVGSCVAVSGKLSMRNEEPTVVIDRIKALDPNTPIPQE
- a CDS encoding ribonuclease HII, with amino-acid sequence MKKRIVHIIGVDEAGRGPLAGPVAVGAVLVPVDFNWAHIPGVGDSKKVKAENREAIFRLAARLRKEEALNFATALIPASTIDKIGITHAVQKGIVKCLATLDASPKTTMILLDGLLHAPSEYIHQETIIKGDAKEKVIGLASICAKVTRDAHMVRVARKHPEYLFDIHKGYGTKKHIEAILTHGLSPIHRRSFTKRFQ
- the rpmF gene encoding 50S ribosomal protein L32; the protein is MVIRMRHTRAHTGNRRSHHAIKAETLSKCTHCGASRRPHHMCLECGYYNGRQVIDLAAEKAKRDARIKAKHEQIKNELGSSPEVPTPVAETKEILSKEK
- the nusB gene encoding transcription antitermination factor NusB; the protein is MANRHLSRSIVLQSLFEWDLNSIEKSAMVETLMRNVEEFAPNKSDTPFMEKLLDGVLQKQSELDLIIEKAAPEWPIDRIAPVDRNILRLGLYELLFSDRNEVPAKVAINEAIELAKQFGGDNSSRFVNGVLGAVYKEIGEPGKEESSKIKKKREIPFEQMDIERLAGAVVYAIHEGTMYLALVHDIFGHWTLSKGKLVEGEEIEAGTARSIKDEIGLTVELETELGKNEYVASHPEKGKVRKQVVYYLARAPYENLALEEKGGLDAAQWFKVADILELNFYEDILPIVTKAVTVLVSRK
- the rnc gene encoding ribonuclease III, which encodes MTDPQNINASLTKLETLIGVTFDERKHLLTAMTHRSYLNEHREAMQAHNERYEFLGDAVLELIITDFLFHKYPEKPEGELTAIRAALVNTNSLAEVSAKLNINEYLLLSKGEEKDTGRARQYILANAFESIIGAVYLDQGYEAAKEFVGRNLFDRTDTIVAKRLWQDAKSRFQELAQEHSNITPNYDTLSQTGPDHDRIFTVGVFLGSEKIAEGKGRSKQEAEQVAAEAGAVVKGWL
- a CDS encoding type II secretion system protein translates to MIYNKKGFSLIEIIVAVGIVLVLASIVLISVGEARKTARDSQRENDIKQIVLALRMYKEMNSEVPVSYGGIVIGEGGSLDNATSGLGPYLTAIMRGDPRGSTTDTKYEYVYDSVYTCNGIDYTVVYVKTMERESGGNWASVCGTYSGGTSPSTYGVIIGPAYYGMSA
- a CDS encoding type II secretion system protein, which translates into the protein MRNFSLQRKGFTLIELLMIIAIIGFIVTIAYANMQDAKKHARDEQRMSDLKIVKVASRSYQDFISDGILPPANPAEVLGDGVGFDTTIAPYVTDIIKDPINAGTNQYYYRSAYTCAGTPHTVVVALSMEIASNGNFAAVCGAGPYADVASGVTPTLASYVIILQ
- a CDS encoding AAA family ATPase, translated to MYLKELTIHGFKSFARKGELAFTTPITAIVGPNGSGKSNVAEAFRFVLGEQSIKSLRGKKGEDLIFNGSESVSRANRASVTITLLNPAKNGTRVFPLDFDEIIVERVVNRDGVNEYAINGSKTRLKDVQELLASANIGPTGHHIISQGEADRILSASARERREMIEDALGLKVFQFKKAESERKLKKTRENILNVESLRREVAPHLKFLERQIKKIERSVALQEELQIVYADYLKREDTYIAYHYDRYTEARRIPLARRDELATLLTRAKEKLVVREHDDTRDALIALETRIRDARHARQEVARTIGKIEGQILFIERQISEKKKKQESQSSEPIPRGEVEKVLMQAEKLSESAHAETDVEGYVRALHDILHALKKLLTHNYANTDAQDEVRDLEHELHTKQKEREHVEEQSLHIKVDEEKLAEEYESLKRSIESEQTESREAEREVFAIMNEQREVEKSIDAIDRELIVLERDRQEFKSELQEAVSLIGRGASMYFEYVVTDVEGKPLSSDVLVGEDRTLQRNRKHELERMKIRLEELGTGSNEDVLKEYKEVKERDEFLVHEVADLTESVTKLEALIAELTSDLNAQFVSGIEKISTEFHTFFTLMFGGGSADLVRVKPKVVQKSEGGLEEEGSEEIMEESEEGIEIDVKLPNKRVRGLDMLSGGERALTSIALIFAMSQVNPPLFVILDETDAALDEANSRRYGEMISALAQKSQLILITHNRETMGRAGVLYGVTMAGDGISKLLSVKFDEAVSVAK